In Corynebacterium aquatimens, one genomic interval encodes:
- a CDS encoding sucrase ferredoxin: MAGIPRQLCSDVEVEPLPGTAKKARFYVLFEWPGPWSRDVLDGGTFGEELSAKLKAHMDAHGAAFQLIRHPTREGRAITRHRVYLVFPELGITEGLFVDKPEALLDLDLTGPGKNRAQTRMAPLVLVCTHAKRDRCCAIKGRPLVKELDKRYPFASTGEVVWESSHVKGHRFAAAMLLMPWGYSFGRMNLEATEAMIAAAMRGQMFVPGNRGNGLLPAPAQVAELAVAQHLQLAGEDVAYGQLSLVSCEQGDGKATVVMRCGATGRKFELFLSTKPAHGVISSCGGVPKEATYWQVDDLQITGA; the protein is encoded by the coding sequence ATGGCAGGCATTCCTAGGCAGTTGTGCTCCGACGTGGAGGTGGAACCACTGCCCGGCACTGCGAAGAAGGCTCGCTTTTATGTTTTGTTTGAGTGGCCGGGCCCGTGGAGCCGTGACGTGCTGGATGGGGGGACGTTCGGTGAGGAGCTCTCCGCGAAGCTGAAAGCACACATGGATGCCCATGGCGCAGCGTTCCAGCTGATCCGCCACCCCACGCGCGAGGGGCGCGCTATTACCCGCCACCGTGTGTACTTGGTGTTCCCGGAATTGGGGATCACCGAAGGTCTCTTCGTCGATAAGCCAGAGGCTCTTTTGGACCTTGACTTGACTGGGCCCGGCAAGAATCGCGCGCAGACGCGCATGGCGCCGCTGGTGCTGGTGTGTACGCACGCGAAGCGGGATCGCTGTTGTGCGATCAAAGGCCGCCCCCTGGTCAAAGAGTTGGATAAACGCTACCCCTTTGCGTCGACGGGGGAGGTCGTGTGGGAGTCCTCGCACGTCAAAGGCCACCGTTTCGCGGCTGCGATGCTGCTCATGCCGTGGGGCTATAGCTTCGGGCGGATGAATTTAGAGGCAACTGAGGCGATGATTGCCGCGGCCATGCGCGGGCAGATGTTCGTGCCAGGAAACCGCGGTAATGGGTTGTTACCCGCGCCCGCGCAGGTTGCGGAACTCGCCGTGGCGCAGCACCTCCAGCTGGCTGGGGAAGATGTCGCCTACGGGCAGCTGTCGCTAGTCAGCTGCGAGCAGGGCGACGGAAAGGCGACCGTCGTCATGCGGTGCGGTGCCACGGGCCGGAAGTTCGAGCTTTTCTTATCGACGAAGCCGGCGCACGGCGTCATTTCTTCGTGCGGTGGTGTGCCGAAAGAGGCAACCTACTGGCAGGTCGACGATCTGCAGATTACCGGCGCATGA
- a CDS encoding DNA polymerase Y family protein — protein MRVAAVWFPDWPIHAAVLDADDALVEPLAIGVQHRIKVVSAHARKRGVRRGMKVRHAQSVCPGLRVIEDNPDRDGRMFAALAESFDDVASSVEVLRPGLVVVDLAAPARFHGGEDVATEMLIDAASRRGIDALAGAADELATAMIAARCGHVVPPGESAQFLASQPLSMLTAEVSLGADPETVGSLRQLGISTLGELAALPVTAVSTRFGAAGLHCHRIARAAPDRRVAPELPVEDLAVAITPDDPIQRVDEAAFGARMLAARLHEKLRDAGCVCMRLKVIAQLVDGTRVERIWRTRDALTEAATADRVRWQLDSWLTGGGAGAIESLILDPVEVALPESVGELWGSTAGRAAKMEAQKVAERVQSSLGIDAVVQPHLVGGRGVAERIALVPFGEQPPVVPDAAWPGAIPEPLPTELVSPRTLIRGGGIDHPASRIVLIDDAANKVGVTAEVLLTSTPYALAWGKDRYVVTGWAGPWPVDEGWWTDTPLKVARMQVTGTGEAGPMAWLLMWVGQQWKVEAIYR, from the coding sequence ATGCGCGTGGCGGCGGTGTGGTTCCCGGATTGGCCGATTCACGCGGCGGTGTTAGATGCGGATGATGCGCTGGTGGAACCACTGGCTATTGGCGTGCAGCATCGCATCAAGGTTGTGTCAGCGCACGCGCGTAAGCGGGGTGTGCGTAGGGGGATGAAGGTCCGCCATGCGCAGTCGGTGTGCCCGGGGCTGAGAGTGATTGAGGACAACCCGGATCGGGATGGCCGGATGTTCGCGGCGCTGGCGGAAAGTTTTGATGATGTTGCCTCCTCCGTGGAAGTGCTGCGTCCGGGGTTGGTGGTCGTTGACCTCGCGGCGCCGGCGCGTTTCCACGGCGGTGAAGACGTAGCTACGGAGATGCTGATTGATGCGGCGTCACGGCGGGGAATTGATGCGCTCGCCGGGGCCGCAGATGAGTTGGCCACCGCGATGATCGCCGCGCGTTGTGGGCATGTAGTTCCACCGGGGGAATCGGCGCAGTTCTTGGCATCGCAGCCGTTGAGCATGCTGACCGCTGAGGTATCGCTTGGCGCTGATCCGGAGACGGTGGGGAGTTTGCGGCAGCTGGGGATTTCCACGTTGGGGGAGCTCGCGGCGCTGCCTGTCACGGCGGTGTCAACGCGTTTTGGGGCCGCTGGGTTGCACTGCCACCGCATTGCGCGGGCTGCGCCCGACCGCAGGGTTGCGCCGGAACTGCCCGTGGAGGACTTGGCGGTGGCGATCACGCCGGATGATCCGATTCAGCGCGTTGATGAGGCGGCGTTCGGTGCCCGCATGTTGGCGGCCCGCCTGCATGAGAAGCTGCGGGATGCGGGATGCGTGTGCATGCGGCTGAAGGTGATCGCCCAGCTTGTTGATGGCACGAGGGTGGAGCGGATATGGCGGACCCGTGATGCGCTCACCGAAGCGGCGACGGCGGACCGGGTGCGCTGGCAGCTGGATAGCTGGCTCACCGGCGGGGGAGCAGGGGCGATCGAGTCACTGATCCTTGATCCGGTTGAAGTCGCGCTGCCGGAATCCGTCGGTGAGCTGTGGGGGAGCACAGCAGGGCGTGCAGCCAAAATGGAAGCACAGAAGGTGGCGGAGCGCGTCCAGTCATCTCTGGGAATTGACGCTGTGGTGCAGCCGCATCTCGTGGGCGGCCGCGGGGTGGCGGAACGTATTGCGCTCGTCCCGTTTGGGGAACAGCCGCCCGTGGTACCGGATGCTGCTTGGCCGGGCGCGATCCCAGAGCCGTTACCCACCGAACTAGTTTCGCCGCGCACGCTGATCCGTGGCGGTGGAATCGATCACCCGGCGTCACGCATTGTGCTGATCGATGATGCAGCGAACAAGGTCGGTGTGACCGCTGAAGTGTTGCTCACCTCAACCCCGTACGCGTTGGCGTGGGGCAAAGACCGGTATGTAGTCACTGGGTGGGCAGGACCATGGCCTGTGGATGAAGGGTGGTGGACAGACACCCCGTTGAAAGTAGCTCGCATGCAGGTAACAGGCACGGGGGAGGCTGGGCCGATGGCCTGGTTGCTGATGTGGGTGGGCCAGCAGTGGAAGGTAGAGGCTATCTACCGCTAA
- a CDS encoding ATP-binding protein, producing the protein MNEPFRYREDPTLLLSVPEDQWFERKSFRIKPKDLAKTIVGMANAEGGVIAVGISDRRFDGRPTAGQENDLRQVTLDHTDPTVRVTIEAFSVNEDDQVLLFHVLPSERVHYLKSGECFLRVGDESRNLGADDILELRYTKGEQQYDASVPAMAASEDLDWEAVCAYADVIGSSSAVDALKARNLLDREGRPRTAALLLFGENPQEYFPSAHVRVLQFGEDDRLPGYQQQLIADLRFDGTLPQQIAQAQEAIRAMLPSVRRLTGSGLFEDENLIPHDVWLEGLVNAVIHRSYSMAGDHIRFEIYPNRIEVSSPGRFPGLVDPSKPEKISRFARNPLIARVTSELHIGQELGEGIRRMFAGMRRVGFADPVYKQTSGSVILTLNALQRLGVDVANDLPGSAADVLAALQASGRPMSTGEVAEALSLSTPPVRRALQAMREKGIVDWRGNSPRDPRAVWSVRGPLG; encoded by the coding sequence GTGAATGAGCCTTTCCGATACCGCGAGGATCCGACTCTGCTTCTCAGTGTTCCTGAAGACCAATGGTTTGAACGAAAATCGTTCCGGATCAAACCGAAGGACTTGGCTAAAACAATTGTGGGGATGGCCAATGCTGAAGGTGGCGTGATTGCGGTTGGTATTAGTGACCGCCGGTTTGATGGTAGACCGACTGCTGGGCAGGAAAATGATCTTCGACAAGTGACACTGGACCATACGGATCCGACCGTTCGGGTCACGATTGAAGCGTTTTCAGTAAACGAAGATGACCAAGTATTGCTTTTTCACGTTCTTCCAAGTGAACGGGTTCACTACTTGAAATCCGGTGAGTGTTTTCTTCGCGTGGGTGATGAATCACGGAATTTGGGTGCCGATGACATTCTTGAACTCCGGTATACCAAGGGCGAGCAACAGTATGATGCTTCCGTTCCGGCCATGGCGGCAAGCGAAGATCTTGACTGGGAGGCTGTTTGTGCCTATGCGGATGTGATCGGCTCATCTTCTGCCGTGGATGCCCTGAAGGCTCGGAACCTCCTTGATCGGGAAGGCCGTCCGCGTACGGCCGCGCTTCTTTTGTTTGGTGAGAACCCGCAGGAGTATTTCCCGAGCGCGCATGTTCGAGTTTTGCAGTTTGGGGAAGATGATCGATTGCCTGGTTATCAGCAACAGCTTATTGCTGATCTACGATTTGATGGGACCCTGCCACAGCAAATTGCTCAAGCGCAGGAAGCTATTCGCGCGATGTTGCCCAGTGTTCGTAGGCTGACGGGAAGCGGGCTCTTTGAAGACGAGAATCTAATCCCGCATGATGTGTGGCTTGAGGGTCTGGTCAATGCAGTTATTCACAGGTCCTACAGCATGGCCGGTGACCACATTCGTTTTGAGATCTACCCAAACCGGATAGAAGTCTCGAGCCCCGGCCGCTTTCCGGGGCTGGTGGACCCCAGTAAGCCGGAGAAGATTTCGCGCTTTGCCAGGAACCCATTGATTGCGCGCGTCACTTCGGAGCTTCACATTGGCCAGGAACTTGGTGAGGGGATTCGGCGTATGTTCGCCGGTATGCGTCGAGTTGGCTTCGCCGATCCCGTGTACAAGCAAACGAGCGGGAGCGTCATCCTGACGTTGAACGCTCTCCAGCGTTTGGGCGTAGATGTTGCTAATGACCTTCCGGGCAGTGCTGCAGATGTGCTCGCTGCGCTCCAAGCGAGCGGTAGGCCGATGTCTACTGGAGAGGTGGCAGAGGCGTTGTCTTTGTCAACGCCTCCTGTGCGTCGCGCTCTCCAAGCAATGCGGGAAAAGGGAATCGTTGATTGGCGCGGCAACAGCCCCCGTGACCCCCGCGCAGTGTGGTCTGTTCGAGGGCCGCTGGGCTAA
- a CDS encoding response regulator transcription factor, which yields MTEPVSVPQIRVFLVDDHSVFRSGVKAELAAVPAINIVGDAGTVSDAVAGIRDARPDVVLLDVHMPDGGGLAVIQAVLGQSHPIEAPKFLALSVSDAAEDVIALIRAGARGYVTKSIDGAELAEAIACIHGGDAYFSPRLAGFVLDAFASGGVAEDPAGEPEPVSDDDPAIDVLTRRELEVLRLLARGYTYKEIAEQLFISVKTVETHASNILRKTQTSNRHQLTRWAADHSLD from the coding sequence ATGACCGAGCCGGTAAGCGTGCCCCAGATCAGGGTCTTTTTGGTAGATGATCATTCTGTGTTCCGATCTGGCGTGAAAGCAGAGCTCGCGGCTGTCCCCGCAATCAACATCGTGGGGGATGCTGGGACCGTTTCCGATGCCGTGGCGGGAATCCGTGATGCCCGCCCTGACGTGGTGCTCTTGGATGTCCATATGCCGGACGGCGGTGGTTTGGCGGTTATCCAGGCAGTGCTGGGGCAGTCGCATCCAATTGAGGCTCCGAAATTCCTTGCCTTAAGCGTTTCCGATGCCGCAGAAGACGTGATTGCATTGATTCGTGCGGGTGCTCGTGGGTATGTGACCAAGAGCATTGACGGCGCTGAGCTGGCCGAAGCGATCGCCTGCATTCACGGTGGAGACGCGTACTTTTCCCCGCGGCTGGCTGGTTTTGTCCTTGACGCTTTCGCATCGGGTGGAGTCGCTGAGGACCCGGCGGGGGAGCCGGAGCCTGTGAGCGACGATGATCCTGCGATCGACGTTCTCACCCGCCGCGAGCTGGAAGTTCTACGACTCCTTGCGCGGGGATATACCTACAAAGAAATCGCCGAGCAGCTGTTCATCTCAGTGAAGACGGTAGAAACCCACGCGTCGAACATTTTGCGCAAAACACAGACCTCCAACCGCCACCAACTCACCCGCTGGGCAGCCGATCACTCACTGGATTAG